A portion of the Salvelinus alpinus chromosome 33, SLU_Salpinus.1, whole genome shotgun sequence genome contains these proteins:
- the LOC139563297 gene encoding myosin light chain kinase 3-like isoform X1, with product MSKPETLATCIAKMYEGGKLDNAGAPSGAMKKPTNSLLNSLGGMEVKLNQLEVKVEQIACSQTEVLRRLDMVCQGMGTLEKDLAQLRKDRDRGSRGGGGDPSLFSEVKVLCGETVALLKNLQQQGKWQREKIEGIESSVSAMDKLWGYVGEVFRSSKIVEFILKGIVPWRKQDLLYIQEEEEKTKSEDSSIKPKVTLCDQGTQVQEEGLQIATGDQPVVELPVKEAKATDHGVEVPNSPEHDPCGLSEALTEGPAVDEALFPSTNSDWGSKGSRKPKEVTLKSREPTRVQTFASDVVVAQVEVTIEVLSELRRTPDVTLISVGSELDSQYINVKETEVPQDPELTASQPPTSTTEEQPLEQLPEQPPEQPSGQPPEKAAESLPLPSKEDTLPEEDFTKAAVSPQEPVIIVTPPTPYSSALTSPLDVVTKPEPEPVTMVPQVQPEPVAATEQHKPVPPQPESETVKDSAEPVIPQPTPSLVVKNPTATAQGAALNAQQLVIDDCPPLPAPFEHRIVSAKQVPMGSYYAVKPNEVLGGGRFGQVYKCAELSSGLILAAKLIKVKGMREREEVKNEIGVMNQLNHVNLIQLYDAFESRTNLTLIMEYVDGGELFDRIVDENYQLTELDAIVFMKQICEGVQYLHQQYILHLDLKPENILCVNSTGNQIKIIDFGLARKYRPREKLKVNFGTPEFLAPEVVNYDFVSFPTDMWSVGVITYMLLSGLSPFLGDNDAETMNNILHANWDFDSEAFENVTEEAKDFVTRLLIPTKCSRLSATGCMKHAWLNNLEDKAKLHQVRLKSQVKLQRYLAAHKQWKKHFYVVAAANRLKRFRQDHPINTVQQ from the exons ATGAGTAAACCGGAGACATTGGCCACCTGCATTGCCAAGATGTACGAGGGGGGTAAATTGGACAATGCTGGGGCCCCTTCTGGAGCAATGAAAAAGCCAACTAACAGCCTGCTGAACAGCCTGGGAGGCATGGAGGTCAAGCTGAATCAGCTGGAGGTGAAGGTGGAGCAGATAGCCTGCAGCCAGACAGAGGTCCTCAGGAGGCTGGACATGGTGTGCCAGGGCATGGGGACGCTGGAGAAGGACCTGGCCCAGCTCAGAAAGGACAGGGACAGGGGCTCTCGTGGAGGTGGAGGGGACCCTTCCTTGTTCTCGGAGGTCAAGGTACTATGTGGCGAGACCGTGGCACTGCTGAAGAACCTGCAGCAGCAGGGTAAATGGCAACGGGAAAAGATTGAGGGAATAGAGAGCTCGGTTTCGGCCATGGACAAGCTCTGGGGATATGTGGGGGAAGTCTTCCGAAGCTCCAAGATAGTGGAGTTCATCTTGAAAGGCATCGTAccctggaggaaacaggacctACTGTACAtccaagaggaggaggag AAAACTAAATCAGAAGATAGCAGCATAAAGCCTAAAGTCACTCTTTGCGACCAGGGGACTCAGGTCCAGGAGGAGGGCTTACAAATCGCCACAG GTGATCAGCCGGTGGTAGAGCTCCCTGTAAAGGAAGCGAAGGCCACAGACCATGGAGTGGAAGTCCCAAATTCTCCTGAGCATGATCCCTGCGGGTTATCAGAAGCTCTCACAGAGGGCCCTGCAGTCGACGAGGCCTTATTCCCATCTACCAATAGTGATTGGGGTAGTAAAGGCTCTCGCAAGCCCAAAGAGGTCACCTTAAAGAGCAGAGAGCCCACCAGAGTCCAGACCTTCGCCTCTGATGTGGTCGTAGCTCAGGTGGAGGTCACCATCGAAGTGCTTTCTGAGCTGAGGAG GACTCCTGATGTGACCTTGATTTCGGTGGGCAGTGAGTTAGACAGTCAGTACATCAACGTTAAGGAGACAGAGGTTCCACAAGATCCAGAACTCACTGCATCTCAGCCACCTACCTCCACCACTGAGGAGCAACCGCTGGAGCAACTGCCGGAGCAACCCCCGGAGCAACCGTCGGGGCAACCCCCGGAGAAAGCCGCTGAAAGTCTCCCTCTTCCTTCCAAGGAGGACACTCTCCCGGAAGAGGACTTTACAAAGGCTGCGGTCAGTCCTCAGGAGCCAGTTATCATTGTAACACCACCAACACCGTACAGCAGTGCGCTAACAAGCCCACTGGATGTGGTCACCAAACCGGAGCCAGAGCCAGTAACGATGGTCCCTCAGGTCCAGCCTGAGCCTGTGGCGGCCACAGAGCAGCACAAACCTGTTCCACCTCAACCAGAGTCTGAGACAGTGAAAGACTCTGCAGAACCAGTTATCCCTCAGCCAACTCCCTCTTTAGTTGTTAAAAACCCTACAGCAACTGCACAGGGGGCAGCCCTGAATGCACAACAATTGGTCATAG ATGACTGCCCACCCTTGCCCGCTCCCTTTGAGCACCGCATAGTGAGTGCCAAGCAAGTCCCGATGGGCTCTTATTACGCTGTAAAGCCTAACGAGGTTCTCGGAGG GGGACGTTTTGGGCAGGTCTATAAGTGTGCAGAATTGTCGTCTGGCCTAATCCTCGCGGCGAAGTTGATCAAAGTAaagggaatgagggagaga GAGGAAGTGAAGAATGAAATAGGAGTGATGAACCAACTTAACCATGTGAATCTGATTCAGCTTTATGATGCCTTTGAGTCACGGACAAACCTTACGCTTATTATGGAGTA TGTGGACGGTGGCGAGTTGTTTGACCGGATCGTTGACGAGAACTACCAGCTGACAGAGCTGGATGCCATCGTGTTTATGAAACAGATCTGTGAGGGGGTACAGTACCTCCATCAGCAATATATTCTCCATTTAGACCTCAAG CCAGAGAACATTCTTTGTGTCAACTCCACAGGGAACCAGATCAAGATAATAGACTTTGGTCTGGCCAGAAA GTACAGACCCAGAGAGAAACTAAAGGTCAATTTTGGCACCCCAGAATTTCTGGCTCCTGAGGTGGTCAACTACGACTTTGTCTCATTCCCAACGGACATGTGGAGTGTGGGAGTCATTACTTATATGCT TCTGAGTGGACTGTCTCCATTCCTGGGGGACAACGATGCAGAGACTATGAACAATATCCTTCACGCCAACTGGGATTTTGATTCAGAGGCATTCGAGAATGTCACAGAGGAGGCTAAGGACTTTGTTACCAGACTGCTGATTCCAACTAAATG CAGTCGACTCAGTGCAACTGGCTGCATGAAGCATGCCTGGCTGAACAATCTGGAGGATAAAGCCAAATTGCACCAGGTGCggctcaagtcccaagtcaagctCCAGCGCTACCTGGCCGCTCATAAACAGTGGAAG AAACACTTCTATGTGGTTGCTGCAGCCAACAGGCTGAAGAGGTTTCGCCAGGATCATCCCATAAACACTGTACAGCAGTGA
- the orc6 gene encoding origin recognition complex subunit 6 codes for MEKEMFTKLASKMGITSARILRQAEEYMRLSLVRCTGLGNTTGTSKAIICLELAATSMKLPLDKEYTVKLSGLNKKQYQSTLKAIECMLGLEFHLGLRDLAVQFGCMDAVKVATQILERYEASLPAAQQKDVDLSKPVFTTAALNAACKCLKIKVDRKLVASSGVKKGIFDRLCTQLQKLGQDICKEATPLKNPVKMSQKRQRTLMESIEQKEEEEDLPMSQKKLKEDSEESATEDYEEWKRRILENALKAKQANA; via the exons ATGGAAAAAGAAATGTTTACTAAACTTGCATCTAAAATGGGTATAACCTCTGCAAGAATTCTACG TCAAGCAGAGGAGTACATGCGGTTATCCCTGGTTAGATGCACAGGACTCGGAAATACTACGGGTACAAGCAAAGCAATAATTTGTCTCGAGTTGGCAGCAACATCAATGAAGCTACCCCTGGACAAG GAATATACCGTCAAATTATCCGGGTTGAACAAGAAGCAGTATCAAAGCACTCTGAAGGCCATAGAATGCATGCTTGGCCTTGAGTTTCACCTGGGACTCCGAGACCTTGCTGTTCAGTTTGGGTGCATGGATGCAGTCAAAGTAGCAACCCAAATACTAGAACG GTATGAAGCAAGCCTTCCTGCTGCTCAGCAGAAAGATGTGGACCTGTCAAAACCAGTCTTCACTACAGCTGCTTTGAACGCTGCATGCAA ATGCTTGAAGATCAAAGTGGACAGGAAGCTGGTAGCATCATCTGGTGTTAAAAAGGGAATCTTTGACAGGCTGTGCACCCAGCTCCAGAAACTGGGACAGGACATCTGCA AAGAAGCCACTCCACTGAAGAATCCAGTTAAAATGTCACagaaaagacagagaacactAATGGAAAGTATTGAACAAAAAGAGGAAG AGGAAGATCTGCCAATGTCTCAAAAGAAGCTGAAAGAGGACTCTGAGGAGAGTGCAACAGAGGATTACGAAGAGTGGAAGCGAAGAATCTTGGAAAATGCCCTTAAAGCCAAACAAGCCAATGCATGA
- the LOC139563297 gene encoding myosin light chain kinase 3-like isoform X3, protein MGTSVYRTLLLRTGGFSVSDYIQKFTKTKSEDSSIKPKVTLCDQGTQVQEEGLQIATGDQPVVELPVKEAKATDHGVEVPNSPEHDPCGLSEALTEGPAVDEALFPSTNSDWGSKGSRKPKEVTLKSREPTRVQTFASDVVVAQVEVTIEVLSELRRTPDVTLISVGSELDSQYINVKETEVPQDPELTASQPPTSTTEEQPLEQLPEQPPEQPSGQPPEKAAESLPLPSKEDTLPEEDFTKAAVSPQEPVIIVTPPTPYSSALTSPLDVVTKPEPEPVTMVPQVQPEPVAATEQHKPVPPQPESETVKDSAEPVIPQPTPSLVVKNPTATAQGAALNAQQLVIDDCPPLPAPFEHRIVSAKQVPMGSYYAVKPNEVLGGGRFGQVYKCAELSSGLILAAKLIKVKGMREREEVKNEIGVMNQLNHVNLIQLYDAFESRTNLTLIMEYVDGGELFDRIVDENYQLTELDAIVFMKQICEGVQYLHQQYILHLDLKPENILCVNSTGNQIKIIDFGLARKYRPREKLKVNFGTPEFLAPEVVNYDFVSFPTDMWSVGVITYMLLSGLSPFLGDNDAETMNNILHANWDFDSEAFENVTEEAKDFVTRLLIPTKCSRLSATGCMKHAWLNNLEDKAKLHQVRLKSQVKLQRYLAAHKQWKKHFYVVAAANRLKRFRQDHPINTVQQ, encoded by the exons AAAACTAAATCAGAAGATAGCAGCATAAAGCCTAAAGTCACTCTTTGCGACCAGGGGACTCAGGTCCAGGAGGAGGGCTTACAAATCGCCACAG GTGATCAGCCGGTGGTAGAGCTCCCTGTAAAGGAAGCGAAGGCCACAGACCATGGAGTGGAAGTCCCAAATTCTCCTGAGCATGATCCCTGCGGGTTATCAGAAGCTCTCACAGAGGGCCCTGCAGTCGACGAGGCCTTATTCCCATCTACCAATAGTGATTGGGGTAGTAAAGGCTCTCGCAAGCCCAAAGAGGTCACCTTAAAGAGCAGAGAGCCCACCAGAGTCCAGACCTTCGCCTCTGATGTGGTCGTAGCTCAGGTGGAGGTCACCATCGAAGTGCTTTCTGAGCTGAGGAG GACTCCTGATGTGACCTTGATTTCGGTGGGCAGTGAGTTAGACAGTCAGTACATCAACGTTAAGGAGACAGAGGTTCCACAAGATCCAGAACTCACTGCATCTCAGCCACCTACCTCCACCACTGAGGAGCAACCGCTGGAGCAACTGCCGGAGCAACCCCCGGAGCAACCGTCGGGGCAACCCCCGGAGAAAGCCGCTGAAAGTCTCCCTCTTCCTTCCAAGGAGGACACTCTCCCGGAAGAGGACTTTACAAAGGCTGCGGTCAGTCCTCAGGAGCCAGTTATCATTGTAACACCACCAACACCGTACAGCAGTGCGCTAACAAGCCCACTGGATGTGGTCACCAAACCGGAGCCAGAGCCAGTAACGATGGTCCCTCAGGTCCAGCCTGAGCCTGTGGCGGCCACAGAGCAGCACAAACCTGTTCCACCTCAACCAGAGTCTGAGACAGTGAAAGACTCTGCAGAACCAGTTATCCCTCAGCCAACTCCCTCTTTAGTTGTTAAAAACCCTACAGCAACTGCACAGGGGGCAGCCCTGAATGCACAACAATTGGTCATAG ATGACTGCCCACCCTTGCCCGCTCCCTTTGAGCACCGCATAGTGAGTGCCAAGCAAGTCCCGATGGGCTCTTATTACGCTGTAAAGCCTAACGAGGTTCTCGGAGG GGGACGTTTTGGGCAGGTCTATAAGTGTGCAGAATTGTCGTCTGGCCTAATCCTCGCGGCGAAGTTGATCAAAGTAaagggaatgagggagaga GAGGAAGTGAAGAATGAAATAGGAGTGATGAACCAACTTAACCATGTGAATCTGATTCAGCTTTATGATGCCTTTGAGTCACGGACAAACCTTACGCTTATTATGGAGTA TGTGGACGGTGGCGAGTTGTTTGACCGGATCGTTGACGAGAACTACCAGCTGACAGAGCTGGATGCCATCGTGTTTATGAAACAGATCTGTGAGGGGGTACAGTACCTCCATCAGCAATATATTCTCCATTTAGACCTCAAG CCAGAGAACATTCTTTGTGTCAACTCCACAGGGAACCAGATCAAGATAATAGACTTTGGTCTGGCCAGAAA GTACAGACCCAGAGAGAAACTAAAGGTCAATTTTGGCACCCCAGAATTTCTGGCTCCTGAGGTGGTCAACTACGACTTTGTCTCATTCCCAACGGACATGTGGAGTGTGGGAGTCATTACTTATATGCT TCTGAGTGGACTGTCTCCATTCCTGGGGGACAACGATGCAGAGACTATGAACAATATCCTTCACGCCAACTGGGATTTTGATTCAGAGGCATTCGAGAATGTCACAGAGGAGGCTAAGGACTTTGTTACCAGACTGCTGATTCCAACTAAATG CAGTCGACTCAGTGCAACTGGCTGCATGAAGCATGCCTGGCTGAACAATCTGGAGGATAAAGCCAAATTGCACCAGGTGCggctcaagtcccaagtcaagctCCAGCGCTACCTGGCCGCTCATAAACAGTGGAAG AAACACTTCTATGTGGTTGCTGCAGCCAACAGGCTGAAGAGGTTTCGCCAGGATCATCCCATAAACACTGTACAGCAGTGA
- the LOC139563297 gene encoding myosin light chain kinase 3-like isoform X2, translating into MSKPETLATCIAKMYEGGKLDNAGAPSGAMKKPTNSLLNSLGGMEVKLNQLEVKVEQIACSQTEVLRRLDMVCQGMGTLEKDLAQLRKDRDRGSRGGGGDPSLFSEVKVLCGETVALLKNLQQQGKWQREKIEGIESSVSAMDKLWGYVGEVFRSSKIVEFILKGIVPWRKQDLLYIQEEEEKTKSEDSSIKPKVTLCDQGTQVQEEGLQIATGDQPVVELPVKEAKATDHGVEVPNSPEHDPCGLSEALTEGPAVDEALFPSTNSDWGSKGSRKPKEVTLKSREPTRVQTFASDVVVAQVEVTIEVLSELRRTPDVTLISVGSELDSQYINVKETEVPQDPELTASQPPTSTTEEQPLEQLPEQPPEQPSGQPPEKAAESLPLPSKEDTLPEEDFTKAAVSPQEPVIIVTPPTPYSSALTSPLDVVTKPEPEPVTMVPQVQPEPVAATEQHKPVPPQPESETVKDSAEPVIPQPTPSLVVKNPTATAQGAALNAQQLVIDDCPPLPAPFEHRIVSAKQVPMGSYYAVKPNEVLGGGRFGQVYKCAELSSGLILAAKLIKVKGMREREEVKNEIGVMNQLNHVNLIQLYDAFESRTNLTLIMEYVDGGELFDRIVDENYQLTELDAIVFMKQICEGVQYLHQQYILHLDLKPENILCVNSTGNQIKIIDFGLARKYRPREKLKVNFGTPEFLAPEVVNYDFVSFPTDMWSVGVITYMLLSGLSPFLGDNDAETMNNILHANWDFDSEAFENVTEEAKDFVTRLLIPTK; encoded by the exons ATGAGTAAACCGGAGACATTGGCCACCTGCATTGCCAAGATGTACGAGGGGGGTAAATTGGACAATGCTGGGGCCCCTTCTGGAGCAATGAAAAAGCCAACTAACAGCCTGCTGAACAGCCTGGGAGGCATGGAGGTCAAGCTGAATCAGCTGGAGGTGAAGGTGGAGCAGATAGCCTGCAGCCAGACAGAGGTCCTCAGGAGGCTGGACATGGTGTGCCAGGGCATGGGGACGCTGGAGAAGGACCTGGCCCAGCTCAGAAAGGACAGGGACAGGGGCTCTCGTGGAGGTGGAGGGGACCCTTCCTTGTTCTCGGAGGTCAAGGTACTATGTGGCGAGACCGTGGCACTGCTGAAGAACCTGCAGCAGCAGGGTAAATGGCAACGGGAAAAGATTGAGGGAATAGAGAGCTCGGTTTCGGCCATGGACAAGCTCTGGGGATATGTGGGGGAAGTCTTCCGAAGCTCCAAGATAGTGGAGTTCATCTTGAAAGGCATCGTAccctggaggaaacaggacctACTGTACAtccaagaggaggaggag AAAACTAAATCAGAAGATAGCAGCATAAAGCCTAAAGTCACTCTTTGCGACCAGGGGACTCAGGTCCAGGAGGAGGGCTTACAAATCGCCACAG GTGATCAGCCGGTGGTAGAGCTCCCTGTAAAGGAAGCGAAGGCCACAGACCATGGAGTGGAAGTCCCAAATTCTCCTGAGCATGATCCCTGCGGGTTATCAGAAGCTCTCACAGAGGGCCCTGCAGTCGACGAGGCCTTATTCCCATCTACCAATAGTGATTGGGGTAGTAAAGGCTCTCGCAAGCCCAAAGAGGTCACCTTAAAGAGCAGAGAGCCCACCAGAGTCCAGACCTTCGCCTCTGATGTGGTCGTAGCTCAGGTGGAGGTCACCATCGAAGTGCTTTCTGAGCTGAGGAG GACTCCTGATGTGACCTTGATTTCGGTGGGCAGTGAGTTAGACAGTCAGTACATCAACGTTAAGGAGACAGAGGTTCCACAAGATCCAGAACTCACTGCATCTCAGCCACCTACCTCCACCACTGAGGAGCAACCGCTGGAGCAACTGCCGGAGCAACCCCCGGAGCAACCGTCGGGGCAACCCCCGGAGAAAGCCGCTGAAAGTCTCCCTCTTCCTTCCAAGGAGGACACTCTCCCGGAAGAGGACTTTACAAAGGCTGCGGTCAGTCCTCAGGAGCCAGTTATCATTGTAACACCACCAACACCGTACAGCAGTGCGCTAACAAGCCCACTGGATGTGGTCACCAAACCGGAGCCAGAGCCAGTAACGATGGTCCCTCAGGTCCAGCCTGAGCCTGTGGCGGCCACAGAGCAGCACAAACCTGTTCCACCTCAACCAGAGTCTGAGACAGTGAAAGACTCTGCAGAACCAGTTATCCCTCAGCCAACTCCCTCTTTAGTTGTTAAAAACCCTACAGCAACTGCACAGGGGGCAGCCCTGAATGCACAACAATTGGTCATAG ATGACTGCCCACCCTTGCCCGCTCCCTTTGAGCACCGCATAGTGAGTGCCAAGCAAGTCCCGATGGGCTCTTATTACGCTGTAAAGCCTAACGAGGTTCTCGGAGG GGGACGTTTTGGGCAGGTCTATAAGTGTGCAGAATTGTCGTCTGGCCTAATCCTCGCGGCGAAGTTGATCAAAGTAaagggaatgagggagaga GAGGAAGTGAAGAATGAAATAGGAGTGATGAACCAACTTAACCATGTGAATCTGATTCAGCTTTATGATGCCTTTGAGTCACGGACAAACCTTACGCTTATTATGGAGTA TGTGGACGGTGGCGAGTTGTTTGACCGGATCGTTGACGAGAACTACCAGCTGACAGAGCTGGATGCCATCGTGTTTATGAAACAGATCTGTGAGGGGGTACAGTACCTCCATCAGCAATATATTCTCCATTTAGACCTCAAG CCAGAGAACATTCTTTGTGTCAACTCCACAGGGAACCAGATCAAGATAATAGACTTTGGTCTGGCCAGAAA GTACAGACCCAGAGAGAAACTAAAGGTCAATTTTGGCACCCCAGAATTTCTGGCTCCTGAGGTGGTCAACTACGACTTTGTCTCATTCCCAACGGACATGTGGAGTGTGGGAGTCATTACTTATATGCT TCTGAGTGGACTGTCTCCATTCCTGGGGGACAACGATGCAGAGACTATGAACAATATCCTTCACGCCAACTGGGATTTTGATTCAGAGGCATTCGAGAATGTCACAGAGGAGGCTAAGGACTTTGTTACCAGACTGCTGATTCCAACTAAATG A